A genome region from Megalobrama amblycephala isolate DHTTF-2021 linkage group LG16, ASM1881202v1, whole genome shotgun sequence includes the following:
- the rxfp2b gene encoding LOW QUALITY PROTEIN: relaxin receptor 2b (The sequence of the model RefSeq protein was modified relative to this genomic sequence to represent the inferred CDS: deleted 1 base in 1 codon), which translates to MFDWHDATMRSVQSAALSVFTLDLYLIWILFTISITTIKAAGLERRPSEDCPLGHFPCGNMSICLPQVLHCNGQNDCPNGADEDNCGDNSGWADLFDQTFKRVYPQELSTDCQVEQYPDRCQCINNEIHCVHVNLRSIPQVSANVTFLSLKSNEIRMLPDKAFIKNIKLQRLFLQDNCIGTVSIHAFSGLYKLQKLSLSQNCISLLLPGVFNDLHKLKWLILDDNPITTITANTFTGLSSLFFLSMVNTSLDQLPPARLCTHMPLLSWLDFEGNRITTLGLSTLLACEHLTVLSLRANLIKSLPENTFQSLRVMGDLDLSSNLIKELPISIFKDLPSLQILNLSQNPLDHIHPGQFNHLFQLQSLGLEGVEIPNIQTSMFRPMDNLSYIYFKKFQYCSYAPHVRKCKPNSDGLSSFEDLLANVVLRVSVWVMAFITCFGNLFVIGMRTVLRAENNLHALCIKVLCCADCLMGVYLFFVGVFDVKFRGEYNKNAKLWMESRECRTIGFLAMLSSEVSVMLLTYLTMEKFLVIVFPFSHLRPSKCQTFAVLTSIWLLGISIAAVPLLNEDMFGNYYGHNGVCFPLHSERLEKPIAKGYSTGIFLGLNLVAFLIIVISYSSMFYSIYKTGIKATELRGRLHRDVAMAHRFFFIVFSDALCWIPIFLVKILSLLEVEIPGTVTSWVVIFILPINSALNPILYTLTTSFFREQVELLWCHSQREPRLKQDRKSITSSVIYTDPSRSSYYHHSYNPQTSILVTDASYR; encoded by the exons CAGCAGGGCTGGAGCGCAGGCCTTCAGAAGACTGTCCGCTGGGTCACTTTCCATGTGGCAATATGAGCATCTGCCTGCCACAGGTTCTGCACTGCAACGGCCAAAACGACTGTCCCAATGGAGCTGATGAGGACAATTGTG GGGATAACAGTGGCTGGGCAGACCTCTTCGACCAGACATTTAAAAGGGTTTATCCTCAAGAACTTTCTACAGATTGCC AAGTGGAGCAGTATCCAGATCGTTGCCAGTGCATTAACAATGAGATCCACTGTGTGCATGTCAACTTGAGATCCATTCCGCAGGTGTCA GCGAATGTTACCTTCCT GTCATTAAAGAGTAACGAGATTCGCATGTTACCTGATAAagctttcatcaaaaacataaaactacAGAGGCT GTTTCTCCAGGATAATTGCATTGGCACTGTTTCCATTCACGCTTTTAGTGGACTATATAAGCTGCAAAAACT ATCTTTGAGCCAGAATTGCATCTCCTTGCTTTTACCTGGAGTGTTCAATGATCTTCATAAACTCAAGTGGCT GATTTTGGACGACAATCCCATAACAACAATTACAGCCAACACATTTACTGGCCTGAGTTCCCTGTTCTTCCT GTCAATGGTTAATACCTCTCTAGATCAGCTCCCCCCTGCTAGACTCTGCACCCATATGCCCTTACTCAGCTGGTT GGATTTTGAGGGGAACCGTATTACGACTTTGGGCTTGTCAACTTTACTCGCTTGTGAACATCTTACTGTGCT GTCACTGAGAGCCAATCTCATCAAGAGTTTGCCGGAGAACACCTTCCAGTCCCTGCGTGTGATGGGAGACCT GGATCTGTCCAGTAACTTAATAAAGGAACTGCCAATCAGTATTTTCAAGGATTTACCCTCATTGCAAATTCT AAATCTGTCCCAAAACCCACTGGACCACATCCACCCAGGCCAATTTAACCACCTATTTCAGCTCCAGTCTCT TGGCCTGGAGGGTGTGGAGATCCCAAATATCCAGACAAGCATGTTCCGGCCCATGGATAACCTCTCCTACAT ataTTTCAAGAAGTTCCAGTACTGCTCTTACGCCCCACATGTCCGGAAGTGTAAACCAAACTCGGACGGTCTCTCATCTTTTGAGGATCTGCTTGCTAATGTGGTCCTTCGTGTGTCTGTGTGGGTTATGGCTTTTATCACCTGCTTTGGGAATCTCTTTGTTATCGGGATGCGGACGGTCCTGCGTGCTGAGAACAACCTCCATGCCCTCTGCATCAAGGTTTTGTGCT GTGCAGATTGCCTGATGGGGGTCTATCTGTTTTTTGTGGGGGTCTTTGATGTGAAGTTCCGTGGCGAGTACAACAAGAACGCTAAGCTGTGGATGGAGAGCCGGGAGTGTCGTACTATTGGCTTCCTGGCTATGCTGTCCTCTGAGGTTTCCGTCATGCTGCTCACGTATTTGACCATGGAGAAATTCCTAGTCATTGTTTTCCCTTTTAGCCACCTGCGACCAAGCAAGTGCCAAACATTTGCTGTCTTGACCTCTATATGGCTGCTGGGTATCTCTATAGCGGCAGTGCCTCTGCTTAATGAGGACATGTTTGGGAATTATTATGGACACAATGGAGTGTGTTTCCCCCTTCACTCGGAGCGTCTGGAAAAGCCCATTGCAAAGGGATATTCCACTGGAATTTTTCTTG GACTTAACCTGGTGGCCTTCCTCATCATTGTTATCTCCTACTCCAGCATGTTTTACTCCATCTATAAAACTGGAATTAAAGCCACAGAGCTACGTGGACGGCTGCACAGGGATGTGGCCATGGCACATCGCTTTTTCTTCATTGTGTTCTCTGACGCCCTCTGCTGGATTCCCATTTTCCTGGTCAAAATCCTCTCCCTGCTGGAAGTTGAGATACCAG GAACAGTCACGTCCTGGGTGGTGATCTTCATCCTTCCCATCAACAGTGCTTTGAATCCCATCCTGTACACACTGACCACCAGTTTCTTCAGAGAGCAGGTGGAACTTTTATGGTGCCATTCGCAGAGAGAGCCAAGACTCAAACAGGACCGCAAGAGCATCACCAGCTCAGTTATTTACACGGACCCCTCGAGGTCTTCTTACTACCACCACAGCTACAACCCACAGACATCTATCTTAGTCACAGATGCCAGTTATAGATGA